One genomic segment of Culturomica massiliensis includes these proteins:
- a CDS encoding carbohydrate kinase family protein: protein MEKPEHLRKGIISAGSWLVDTVKFIDKYPVSGNLVTIDKIEIGLGGCAHNVLVDLARLSTDMPLYAGGCIGTDANGDFVMNEITRYGIDSRYMYRLEHVPTSYTDVMSETGGNASRTFFHFRGANACLGREHLSPINVPARIFHLGYLLLLDELDKKDSEYGIKAARVLHELQKKGYETSVDVVSEESDRFREIMLPCLPYIDYLIINEVEAGACCHTQLRDEKGKISLESVKSTVGQLLALGVNKVCAVHFPEGGYAARKQGETCYIPSIPVDKKDIVSPVGAGDAFCAGMLYALHENQSLQDAVIFANTSARFNLRSATSTGGAPCLSELEHFIHLNYTNHEKK, encoded by the coding sequence ATGGAAAAGCCTGAACATTTGAGAAAAGGGATCATTTCTGCCGGTTCCTGGCTGGTCGATACCGTAAAATTTATTGACAAGTATCCGGTGAGCGGCAATCTGGTCACAATCGATAAAATCGAAATCGGCCTCGGCGGATGTGCTCATAACGTACTGGTCGATTTAGCCCGTCTGTCCACCGATATGCCTCTGTATGCCGGAGGCTGTATCGGAACAGATGCGAACGGAGATTTTGTAATGAATGAGATTACACGTTACGGAATCGATTCCAGATACATGTATCGTCTGGAACACGTACCGACTTCTTATACAGATGTCATGTCGGAAACAGGAGGTAATGCAAGCCGCACTTTTTTCCATTTCCGGGGGGCCAATGCCTGTCTCGGCCGGGAGCATCTCTCTCCGATAAATGTACCGGCACGTATATTTCATCTGGGATATTTACTACTGCTCGACGAATTGGATAAAAAAGACAGTGAATACGGTATCAAAGCCGCCCGGGTATTACACGAATTACAGAAAAAGGGATACGAAACCTCTGTAGATGTGGTGTCCGAAGAAAGCGACCGATTCCGTGAAATTATGCTTCCCTGTCTTCCTTATATCGATTATCTGATAATCAATGAAGTGGAAGCCGGAGCCTGTTGCCATACCCAATTGAGAGACGAGAAAGGTAAAATCTCATTGGAATCGGTAAAATCGACAGTCGGCCAACTCCTTGCACTGGGGGTAAACAAGGTATGTGCCGTCCATTTCCCGGAAGGCGGATATGCAGCCCGTAAACAAGGGGAAACCTGTTATATTCCTTCTATTCCGGTAGACAAAAAAGACATCGTATCCCCGGTTGGCGCAGGAGATGCTTTTTGTGCGGGTATGCTATACGCATTACACGAAAACCAATCCTTACAGGATGCCGTGATTTTCGCCAATACCTCCGCCCGGTTTAATCTCAGAAGCGCAACCAGTACCGGCGGTGCCCCCTGTTTAAGCGAATTAGAACATTTTATACATTTAAATTATACAAATCATGAAAAGAAGTGA
- a CDS encoding class II fructose-bisphosphate aldolase, translating to MFVPFKEILKDAYSNKYAVGAFNCLSLENAMGAIQAAEELRSPIIIQLAEVQFPYSPMEKMAPVFIESAEKASIPVCVHLDHGQSLETCVRAMKLGFQSIMYDGANLPLEENIRNTKEIVRIARALNVDIEAELGKVGNANSEQDNVSDIFTDVDESAYFIKETAVDALAIAIGNLHGKYVATPQLNIERLQEINNRNRLPLVLHGGSGTSFEDFKSCIHNGICKINVATAIQIAVTNKLEKYFKTVSNPNYIDMKYQMVEASKEAVIEHMLLFESNGKA from the coding sequence ATGTTTGTACCTTTTAAAGAGATATTAAAAGATGCTTATTCAAACAAATACGCAGTCGGAGCCTTCAACTGTCTAAGCCTTGAAAATGCGATGGGAGCCATTCAGGCCGCAGAAGAACTACGCTCGCCGATCATCATTCAGTTGGCAGAAGTACAATTTCCCTACTCCCCTATGGAAAAAATGGCCCCTGTATTTATAGAAAGTGCTGAAAAAGCAAGTATACCCGTATGTGTACATCTGGATCACGGACAGAGTTTGGAAACCTGTGTGCGGGCCATGAAATTGGGATTTCAATCCATTATGTATGACGGCGCCAACCTTCCTCTGGAAGAAAACATCCGGAATACCAAAGAAATTGTACGTATAGCCCGGGCTTTAAACGTAGATATCGAAGCGGAACTCGGAAAGGTAGGCAATGCGAACAGCGAACAAGACAACGTATCGGATATTTTTACGGATGTCGACGAATCGGCATACTTTATTAAAGAAACCGCCGTAGATGCTTTAGCCATTGCTATCGGCAACCTTCACGGAAAATATGTAGCTACCCCGCAGCTAAACATAGAACGCCTGCAGGAAATCAACAATCGCAACAGACTACCTTTGGTATTACACGGAGGTAGCGGTACCAGTTTCGAAGATTTTAAATCCTGCATACACAACGGAATTTGTAAAATTAATGTAGCCACAGCTATCCAGATCGCTGTCACCAATAAGTTGGAGAAATATTTTAAAACAGTCTCCAATCCCAACTATATCGATATGAAATATCAGATGGTGGAAGCCTCCAAAGAAGCTGTTATTGAACACATGTTATTATTCGAAAGCAATGGAAAAGCCTGA
- a CDS encoding SusC/RagA family TonB-linked outer membrane protein: MMKQKLFFWVISLFIGISALQAQDISVSGVVKSKGDGQPLPGVAIMVKGATTGVTTDIDGNYAIKANAQSILVFRFIGYAPQEIKVAGRTRIDVTMEEEAQLLEDVVVVGYGTMKKSDLTGSVASVKAAEVTKTSSGSVEKLLQGRVAGLQIINNSEDNPQGGATVRIRGASSINGSNAPLVVVDGVPMGDAGNLNSINPNIISSIEVLKDASATAIYGSRGANGVIMITTKNGKGDKANVWFSGKVGASIFSKKLDYWRNPLQMAMLENEAYENAGLEALYVGKKDVNGAYYPSIAEIRDGEWPYYTDWSDYIFRTAITQDYNMGVEGSTERSRYYISLGYYSAEGMQIGDDYDKLSFDMSYDNDVTNNLSIKTKAGIFKGKRNYNYGMDYSRNPLFPVYNGDGSYFKAFDKDYGNPVMMTEQRKNVADNVDAYASLKIDWDILSGLNFAVQGNVRAGTSNTSFYNPPKYTDAGDRFDGEGGMTNGNYLNYIVDAYLTYNKLFGKDHSFSAMGGVSYEDNVNKGSSITGRGFQNHVLQDENLAGAENRYVGNYRSETELASAFTRINYTYKNRYMFTFTGRVDGSSKFGENNKWGFFPSGAVSWRLSEEEFIKNLGIFDNLKLRASYGISGNQGISPYQTFEQFGSNYYYVDGKEYIIYGVGKEVGREGIGDRYVLWGGMPNDELGWEKTSQVDIGVDFSLFNNRLDVTFDYYRKVTTDLLREKLLTPSSAYDKVWVNDGEIQNKGFEFAINGRIITQGAFRLNAGLIFSANKNKVVNIGTKEDSGYIEDVNGVRYQPYGGSVFNDAYLNILAIGQPINVFYGYKVDGIIQNMPANPTKMTRPGEFNYAGLREDGSLDPDARRIIGDPNPKFTSSLNIQLTHKSGLDLSVMFYGVYGNDIFSPRKLDAPSLRAGRWTPETPNNNRPSLRADRSYFASSWFVEDGSFLRIQNITLGYTLPEHYLKCIKNLRVYLNVSNPVTFSNVSEYDPEVGENGRGPVAFPRTCTFTTGLELKF, translated from the coding sequence ATGATGAAACAGAAATTATTCTTTTGGGTGATTTCACTATTTATCGGGATATCAGCTTTGCAGGCACAGGATATTTCGGTCAGTGGTGTCGTTAAAAGCAAAGGAGACGGCCAGCCTTTACCCGGTGTTGCCATTATGGTAAAGGGAGCTACTACAGGAGTAACTACAGACATAGACGGAAATTATGCAATAAAAGCCAATGCACAGAGCATTCTGGTTTTTCGCTTTATCGGTTATGCTCCGCAGGAAATAAAGGTAGCCGGACGTACCAGGATAGATGTTACTATGGAAGAAGAAGCCCAGCTTTTGGAAGATGTTGTTGTGGTCGGATACGGTACGATGAAAAAATCGGATCTGACAGGTAGTGTGGCATCGGTAAAAGCAGCAGAAGTTACGAAAACGTCTTCGGGATCTGTTGAGAAATTGCTGCAAGGACGGGTTGCCGGTTTGCAGATTATCAATAATTCGGAAGACAACCCTCAGGGAGGAGCCACTGTACGTATCCGCGGAGCGAGCTCCATTAACGGCTCGAATGCCCCGCTGGTAGTTGTGGACGGGGTACCTATGGGAGATGCCGGAAATCTCAATTCCATCAATCCGAATATCATATCTTCTATTGAAGTGCTGAAAGATGCTTCTGCAACGGCCATATACGGTTCGAGAGGAGCTAATGGTGTGATTATGATTACGACAAAGAACGGAAAGGGGGATAAGGCCAACGTTTGGTTCAGCGGTAAAGTCGGAGCCAGTATTTTCAGTAAGAAACTGGATTATTGGAGAAATCCTTTGCAGATGGCGATGTTGGAAAACGAAGCGTATGAAAATGCCGGATTGGAAGCTTTGTACGTAGGGAAAAAGGATGTGAACGGAGCGTATTATCCTTCTATTGCAGAAATACGGGACGGTGAATGGCCCTATTATACCGATTGGTCGGATTACATTTTCCGGACCGCTATTACGCAGGATTACAATATGGGCGTTGAAGGAAGTACCGAAAGAAGTCGTTATTATATCAGTTTGGGATATTATAGTGCGGAAGGTATGCAAATCGGAGATGACTATGATAAATTGTCTTTTGATATGTCTTACGATAACGATGTAACCAATAATCTGTCGATCAAAACCAAAGCCGGTATTTTTAAAGGTAAGAGAAATTACAATTACGGTATGGATTATTCCCGTAATCCTTTATTCCCGGTTTACAATGGTGACGGCAGCTATTTTAAGGCTTTTGACAAAGATTACGGGAATCCGGTGATGATGACCGAGCAACGTAAAAATGTCGCCGACAATGTAGATGCTTATGCTTCGCTGAAGATCGATTGGGATATTTTGTCCGGACTGAATTTTGCCGTCCAGGGGAATGTGAGGGCCGGTACCAGTAATACCTCTTTCTATAATCCGCCGAAATATACGGATGCCGGTGACCGTTTTGACGGAGAAGGCGGTATGACGAACGGAAATTACCTGAATTATATTGTAGATGCTTATCTGACCTATAATAAATTATTCGGGAAAGATCACAGTTTTTCTGCCATGGGTGGAGTAAGTTATGAAGATAATGTAAATAAGGGATCCAGTATCACGGGACGAGGTTTTCAGAATCATGTGTTACAGGATGAGAATTTAGCCGGTGCTGAAAATCGGTATGTCGGCAATTACCGGAGCGAGACGGAATTGGCATCTGCTTTTACCCGTATCAATTACACGTATAAAAACCGGTATATGTTTACTTTTACCGGGCGTGTCGACGGTTCGTCGAAATTCGGAGAAAATAACAAATGGGGATTCTTCCCGTCGGGTGCTGTCAGTTGGAGATTATCTGAAGAAGAGTTTATAAAAAATCTGGGTATATTCGATAATTTAAAACTTCGCGCCAGTTACGGTATTTCCGGTAATCAGGGGATATCTCCTTATCAGACTTTTGAACAATTCGGAAGCAACTATTACTATGTGGATGGAAAAGAATACATCATTTACGGTGTCGGTAAAGAGGTGGGCCGGGAAGGTATCGGAGATCGCTATGTATTGTGGGGTGGTATGCCGAACGATGAGTTAGGCTGGGAAAAGACATCACAGGTGGATATCGGTGTCGATTTTTCATTATTCAACAACCGTTTGGATGTGACATTCGACTATTACCGGAAAGTAACGACCGATTTGTTGCGTGAAAAATTACTGACACCCAGTAGTGCGTATGATAAAGTGTGGGTAAATGACGGAGAGATACAGAACAAGGGATTTGAATTTGCCATCAATGGCCGTATCATTACCCAGGGGGCTTTCCGTTTGAATGCCGGTTTGATATTCAGTGCCAATAAAAATAAAGTTGTAAATATCGGTACAAAAGAAGATTCCGGATATATTGAGGATGTTAACGGTGTCCGCTATCAACCTTATGGCGGAAGTGTCTTCAACGATGCTTATCTGAATATCCTGGCTATCGGCCAGCCTATAAATGTGTTTTACGGTTATAAGGTAGACGGCATTATCCAGAATATGCCTGCTAATCCGACAAAGATGACCCGTCCGGGAGAATTCAATTATGCCGGTTTGCGTGAAGACGGTTCTTTGGACCCGGATGCCCGCCGCATTATCGGCGACCCGAATCCGAAGTTTACTTCCAGTTTGAATATACAACTGACTCATAAATCCGGGCTGGATTTGTCGGTTATGTTCTACGGTGTGTACGGAAACGATATTTTTTCTCCGAGGAAATTGGATGCTCCTTCTTTGAGGGCCGGACGCTGGACACCCGAAACTCCGAACAATAATCGTCCCAGCCTGCGTGCAGACCGATCCTATTTTGCTTCCTCCTGGTTTGTGGAAGACGGTTCTTTTTTACGCATACAGAATATTACGTTGGGGTATACATTACCGGAACATTATCTGAAATGTATAAAAAATCTGAGGGTTTATTTGAATGTCAGCAATCCGGTTACATTCTCAAATGTGAGTGAATACGATCCGGAAGTGGGAGAAAACGGGCGAGGACCGGTGGCCTTCCCGCGTACATGTACTTTTACAACGGGTCTGGAGTTGAAATTCTGA
- a CDS encoding RagB/SusD family nutrient uptake outer membrane protein, which yields MKKIYLYITLFCVGLSSCSNFLEEDPYGVYSNKNYYNTEADALSALLYAYSPINYIEYGARFLFYLTDVTTNQYKNYGRVNETNLYIWDCNPNTDEFLYFFKYAYISINRTNSVLENVVKMNNIDQKNKNQILGEAYFLRAFNYFMLVRTYGEVPLRKKSVQGTSGTNAPYGSIQEIYQLIIEDLEHAIDLCGISKHQGRADKVGAQALLAKVYVTLASSKMTGAPGYDWVEDYEAMYAKAAGYADEVLNKQTTYALDPDLLRVYDVNHFSDGTEHIFMTSMNREASGMEGTYSQLPQMFGIGLPVIWISSSITGGAGVQKVIDGNQTCWSVFRVDGDFYNTFDDLDLRKKLMVTTIYNENGTVLATWSPDNINSSNPTENAFYQPFCRKYTDPNSLANRTSANIYLIRFAEVALSYAEAAGPTTEGYRWVNAVRERAGLGDLTPGLDKESFRKAIWEELTFELAFEGHGLFELRRTNRVMQEITNKEVKEAYAYFFPIPQREQDLNKQ from the coding sequence ATGAAAAAAATATATCTTTATATAACTCTGTTCTGTGTGGGACTCTCTTCCTGCTCGAACTTTCTGGAAGAAGATCCTTACGGAGTATATTCCAATAAAAATTACTACAATACGGAAGCGGATGCTTTGTCGGCATTGTTGTATGCTTATTCTCCCATCAATTATATTGAATACGGAGCGCGCTTTTTGTTCTATCTGACGGATGTGACGACCAATCAATATAAGAATTACGGACGGGTGAACGAGACGAACCTCTATATCTGGGATTGCAATCCCAATACAGATGAGTTTCTGTACTTTTTCAAGTATGCGTATATCAGTATAAACCGCACGAACTCCGTACTTGAGAATGTAGTAAAGATGAATAATATCGATCAGAAGAATAAAAATCAGATCTTAGGAGAGGCTTATTTTTTGAGGGCTTTTAATTACTTTATGCTGGTGAGAACATATGGGGAAGTGCCTTTGCGTAAAAAATCGGTTCAGGGTACGAGTGGAACGAATGCCCCTTACGGTTCGATTCAGGAGATTTATCAGCTTATTATTGAAGACCTCGAACATGCTATCGATTTGTGCGGTATATCCAAGCATCAGGGACGTGCCGATAAGGTCGGAGCCCAGGCTTTGCTGGCAAAAGTTTATGTGACGCTGGCTTCTTCCAAAATGACCGGTGCTCCCGGATATGATTGGGTGGAAGACTATGAAGCGATGTATGCCAAAGCTGCCGGATATGCCGACGAGGTATTGAATAAGCAGACAACGTATGCCTTGGACCCCGATTTGTTGCGGGTATATGATGTAAATCATTTCAGCGACGGGACAGAGCATATCTTTATGACTTCGATGAATCGGGAAGCCAGCGGTATGGAGGGTACTTATTCACAGTTACCTCAAATGTTCGGAATAGGTCTGCCTGTTATATGGATTTCCTCTTCCATTACCGGAGGTGCCGGAGTACAAAAAGTGATAGACGGCAATCAGACCTGTTGGAGTGTGTTCCGGGTAGACGGTGATTTCTACAATACTTTCGATGATCTGGATTTACGTAAAAAATTGATGGTGACAACGATTTATAATGAAAATGGAACCGTTCTGGCTACCTGGAGTCCGGATAACATCAATAGCTCGAATCCGACGGAGAACGCATTTTATCAGCCTTTCTGCCGGAAATATACGGATCCGAATTCATTGGCAAACAGAACCAGTGCCAATATTTATCTGATACGGTTTGCCGAAGTTGCGTTGAGCTATGCCGAAGCTGCGGGTCCGACGACAGAAGGCTATCGTTGGGTAAATGCTGTCCGGGAAAGAGCCGGACTGGGAGACTTGACACCGGGATTGGATAAAGAGTCTTTCCGGAAAGCCATATGGGAAGAGTTGACGTTTGAATTGGCTTTTGAAGGGCATGGATTGTTTGAGTTGAGACGGACGAACCGGGTCATGCAGGAAATTACCAATAAAGAAGTAAAGGAAGCTTATGCTTATTTCTTCCCGATACCGCAGCGTGAACAGGATTTGAATAAACAATAA